Proteins from a genomic interval of Fusarium oxysporum Fo47 chromosome I, complete sequence:
- a CDS encoding CwfJ C-terminus 2-domain-containing protein-like protein — protein MAAPKIFSMAILTGDVFSATQDDDSVNALLDGAIEVPLPTYFTIGTHPLPPRIAAKVEAEEEICENLHFLGKRSITKTSDGVRIVVLGGQLDANLIAGLSKEQHLPFHTADDAKSLRGANNADILLTSIWPASVWTGSQVALDPTSQASLTVSDNIAELCAALKPRYHLTASPEAFFYEREAFVHPTEKETDNTCITRFISMAPFGNDAKAKSLYAFSLNKGDASVPPGATASPFNPKTKKRAPKDDSYSRYGGDDNNRGHRGRRQKQRHRSPPPGPDRCYFCLSNPNLSAHMCCSIGDDAYISTAKGPLPTSNTFAEQGLAFPGHLIIIPLPHNPTIPSIGPVTDPAGEAAKTYNEMTRFREAVQAMIASKSSHKLGVVTWEISRERNVHLIWQLMPLAADLVRKGVAEAAFKVEAENQSLPAFTARELTLEQQAESGGDFFRVWLWADDGEDRIKGKALVMPLPSDMRFDLQFGRRVLAKLLGLESRLVWKDCEQTVEEETKDVEAFRAAFKEWDFTLQEGEEAAT, from the exons ATGGCTGCACCAAAAAT CTTCTCCATGGCCATCCTCACTGGCGATGTCTTCAGCGCAACCCAAGACGATGACTCTGTGAATGCGCTTCTAGATGGGGCCATTGAAGTCCCTCTACCAACCTATTTCACCATTGGAACCCACCCACTCCCACCTCGTATTGCTGCTAAGGTtgaagccgaggaggagatctGCGAGAACCTACATTTCCTAGGCAAGCGCAGCATTACCAAGACATCTGATGGTGTGAGGATTGTCGTCTTGGGTGGCCAATTGGATGCCAACCTCATTGCAGGACTATCTAAGGAACAGCACCTCCCATTCCACACAGCGGATGACGCAAAGAGCCTGCGCGGCGCGAACAACGCTGATATTCTCCTGACGTCAATATGGCCAGCAAGTGTCTGGACTGGCTCTCAGGTTGCGCTCGATCCCACAAGCCAAGCGTCACTCACCGTTTCGGACAACATTGCAGAACTATGTGCAGCGCTCAAACCGCGCTATCACTTAACAGCTTCAccagaagccttcttctACGAACGAGAGGCTTTCGTTCACCCCACCGAGAAGGAAACGGATAATACCTGCATCACTCGCTTCATTTCAATGGCCCCTTTCGGCAATGACGCTAAAGCAAAGTCTTTGTACGCTTTTAGTCTCAACAAAGGAGATGCTTCAGTACCCCCCGGCGCGACAGCCTCGCCGTTCAACCCTAAGACTAAGAAGCGTGCACCGAAGGATGATTCTTACAGCCGATACGGGGGCGATGATAACAACAGAGGCCATAGAGGCCGACGCCAGAAGCAGCGCCATCGGTCGCCACCTCCGGGTCCTGATCGATGTTACTTCTGTCTCTCCAATCCCAACCTATCGGCCCACATGTGCTGTAGTATCGGTGACGACGCCTACATCTCCACGGCCAAAGGTCCTTTGCCAACCTCGAACACATTTGCAGAGCAAGGCCTTGCCTTTCCAGGCCACTTGATCATCATTCCACTACCACACAACCCTACAATACCTAGCATCGGTCCTGTCACTGATCCAGCAGGAGAAGCCGCAAAAACCTACAACGAAATGACACGATTCCGAGAAGCTGTTCAGGCTATGATTGCCTCCAAGAGCTCACACAAGCTCGGCGTCGTGACGTGGGAGATCAGCCGAGAGCGCAATGTTCACCTTATCTGGCAACTAATGCCTCTCGCAGCCGATCTCGTTCGCAAAGGCGTTGCGGAAGCCGCTTTCAAGGTCGAGGCGGAGAATCAGTCTCTTCCAGCATTCACCGCTCGGGAGCTCACGCTCGAACAGCAGGCCGAGTCAGGGGGTGACTTCTTCCGCGTATGGCTCTGGGCGGACGATGGTGAGGACCGTATTAAGGGCAAAGCCCTCGTCATGCCTCTGCCCTCAGACATGCGCTTCGATCTTCAATTCGGACGTCGTGTGTTAGCTaagcttcttggtcttgaaaGTCGCCTGGTATGGAAGGATTGTGAACAGACCGTTGAGGAGGAGACGAAAGACGTCGAGGCTTTTCGGGCGGCGTTCAAGGAATGGGATTTCACACTTCAAGAGGGTGAAGAAGCTGCCACTTGA
- a CDS encoding Pyruvate/Phosphoenolpyruvate kinase-like domain-containing protein yields MSSQGEDVCTTITAGKLLRQRIEASGFILASGVHDGFSARIALEVGFDVLYMTGAGVTASVHGCADLGIATLNDMRRSAEMIASLSPFTPVIADADTGYGGLIMVARTVEQYSRSGVGVLHIEDQVQTKRCGHLAGKVLVDLKEYLARIRAAVQARRRIGSDIVIIARTDSIQKHGYEEALAWPVLLNMVENSVTPKISAKEAKGLGFSMMIVPLATLAPAYTAIKAGLQKLKETGLADTELTPQDLFRVCGLDESMKIDEEAGASNFEGGVD; encoded by the exons ATGAGCTCACAAGGAGAAGATGTCTGTACAACTATCACTGCGGGGAAGTTGTTACGCCAAAGGATAGAAGCGAGTGGTTTCATCCTTGCTTCAGGTGTACACGATGGATTCTCTGCGCGCATTGCGCTCGAGGTTGGATTTGATGTCCTGTACATG ACTGGGGCAGGAGTCACGGCATCCGTTCACGGATGTGCTGACCTAGGGATCGCAACACTGAACGACATGCGGCGGAGCGCAGAAATGATCGCCAGTTTGTCACCATTTACGCCTGTCATTGCCGACGCGGACACCGGATACGGCGGACTAATCATGGTGGCACGTACGGTTGAACAGTATTCGCGCTCAGGTGTCGGGGTGCTACATATCGAAGACCAGGTGCAGACCAAGCGATGCGGTCATCTCGCTGGAAAGGTCCTGGTGGACTTGAAAGAGTATTTGGCCCGTATACGGGCTGCCGTGCAAGCACGCCGAAGGATTGGAAGCGATATAGTCATCATTGCACGAACAGATTCCATCCAGAAGCATGGATATGAAGAAGCACTGGCATGGCCAGTGTTGCTGAATATGGTGGAGAATAGCGTCACGCCGAAAATCTCAGCtaaagaagcaaaaggctTGGGGTTCAGCATGATGATTGTGCCGCTGGCCACGCTGGCTCCGGCTTATACTGCAATCAAGGCTGGTCTGCAAAAGCTGAAGGAAACAGGTTTAGCAGATACCGAGCTTACACCACAG GACCTATTCCGAGTATGCGGGCTCGATGAGTCGATGAAAATTGATGAGGAGGCTGGAGCTTCCAACTTTGAAGGTGGCGTGGACTGA
- a CDS encoding armadillo-type protein, protein MPSNSSGRITKARKNKNTTPHQKNHRWESFTTKISKFNSLQPLRKVRRHDLDTEDLSTTTSYFQTGLQKWGELNVSKPFSAFKTKVWPLCESLPQLLHFEQRIMDLLADFIAGQDKEALEPLLDLLTAFSHDLGVRFEKHYGRSLDLIVAIAAKPQDVDVIEWTFGALAFLFKYLSKLLVPDLRPTFNVMAPLLGKSRHPPHIARFAAEALSFLVKKAAAPSHRETALKRLVECARDDLLSIKDDRQFTLYKDGLMNMFAEAIKGTDNIIHSTGPAVFAALVDAIPEEERTLTEDTTWTDVVCGVLTSVIHHATADTFGDFATGVHETIRANVERVSPADRQWQAVPLFRIYGTMAGVRKGNRLTDWAPLIKNFVELLSEVTKAGLEVPHDAASAVWKFVIVNIAIVWHHAPIDALIPHIVPLTQSLSREPFMKWFIPFCSYFCELDAQRFGSLFRNDFQRFIANHWSEEPNEDMICILLPKMIETRAFPPAGEKDSCRMPQGWQDQIVSKFERLEISPFPERGPYNKDPQVWRDRCLPKYSALLQILELTTVHPSTNARIAELLLRKLKLALRPSSTLASDEVHFIVGQGFHAYLRMSKAAGSVDITLSPLLRAAVPRFSQSVSFLHAYLAYEEILQSKEIARRQDSTSSDSSSSEEDPVTSSLIENLSSPSHDLRLASLNLLKALSPTPDNWNAVETMIETEETPLSLAHTRTIAMHLRKLGQNYASFEEGSWLQRAVPAFLFGMLTVKLSPVWDDSVETMKQITQTKAGEEAICEVAFRWLKIPSARWGPSQPETQSSRPAFVSDFECTNVRRLEEVAAEVENIIDRPDELMLQNFDDKQQTAETAAGNSRSRALKVFNAIPSIAERRSRLLVPHFLAWASEDRTPDSANDQDVSEGATWSLADRKAMLSVFSQFINPRVLYQHEEVYTALMQLMENGDVEVQKVTLKAILAWKQEAIKTYQENLEFLLDEARFKNELTVFLQDENAIKPEHRADLMPVLLRLLYGRTISKKGAASGRHGLQATRLAVLRNLSVEDMGSFLDIATGKLKDVKVVGASKTIFEEPILPIRKQVGFLNMISSVISELGTNATPYLDTLLNAVLYCLVFACRQLSAQGMGPESEEEEEKASTQSLLRVIRSTGLKCLIALFQNAQSFQWAPYQDIILEDVVAPRLENLPSETTQGVSGMLQLFATWSVLPRIALFLAPHSKVPEGILPKVIECLSIEKGKDEVKIHVLTIIRNLIKLATAPAQESEFNEVIKADLLDTNSKTILSQISTVLDMSGISNDLMEACVETILTMAPIVQDTEDIQAVIEISIFLLNQPPRRVSPKLKGRILLIVEQYVTRSTAFENQALLDNVYDTISSLFSYFKDRENRQSLSRAMLAIAGKDNSLQEVAGLCAALNSFKEGRIDEPDYDRRLAAYSAISGDRETPLTPKQWLPLLHNLTYHIRDDAEFGILSSNSADGLRRFIMDAATCSSEISRGRFDIHLRGVILPALYAGAREPSDTARREYLRVMGHLLSTMPEWEPVADLSALLNDRTEDSAELTFFFNILSPATARQLEALHILEAANKQKEMGSQNLAQFFIPLLEHFIFGRADGVDDHGLGAQAIITIGNLASSLHWKHYRTTLQRYIGYVEAKPEQQKLTIRLLSKVADALVDAAENEPQERMEIDEVDASSSATTRLPLTIPTAEKLSIEVTNSFLPTLVKHLHEKDESEVSYRVPVGVIIVRLLKLLPSDQMDQKLAGVLTDISHILRSKSVEARDMARDTLVKIAAILGSSYFGFILKELRGALTRGYQLHVLSYTMHSILVAIIPICSPGDLDYCLTFVVTVIMDDIFGVIGQEKDAEGYTTQTKEIKSSKSQDSMELIAKNASISRLIELVKPLRALLMQKVDLKMVRKLDTLMARITAGLLQNPAAESRDTLVFCYEVIQDVYNSQKPEVEEKLDPRVKKYLVQKGAKKSGDRGKTTKHTYKLIRFAVDILRAILKKHDSLRTPTNISGFIPILGDAMVGGEDEVKISAFRLLAVIVKVPFLDDEGSKLYKVAVKEATKSISMAVSTTTDLSQAALKMLAVVLRERRDVVVKDAAVDMLLAKLKDDLTEPLYRHVTFNFLRSVLDRHLETAAVYDTLDYVGTVMITNDDKDTRDLARGAFFQFIREYPQKKARWAKQLNFIVANLKYEREGGRLSVMEIVHLLLMKSSDDFVQEISSTCFLPLFFVLANDDSEKCRVAAAGLLKEIFRKADKERTQTFLGLVRTWLDQDGNEAVLKLAFQVFGFYLESDENASKNKKDFKLVLGKISSVIEAEDIREADGELLDAALEVIRVSLSVFPDKILSSSSEKMWSSILRCLSHQSTSVKLSSIGLTSSYLADFAQQASDVAVGEAVVGSHGLTLDLPKVQNLVRLGLGVLATRDIDEKLGAEAVQVLAFLAPRLPLRPVTEGERSDDDVEQEQQNEEEEDEDEEEEEEQAEGTQRKTDLQHLFWKISHIIRREIPPRAAAITPKVAAMELLETICRRSSADRLRPSFKTILVPLHNLTDPSIAPPFSNDELFKTKHEALKTRAQILMDSLQKKFGTAEYSKQLLAIREEVRAKREQRSSKRKIEALAQPEKYGRDKRKKFEKNKERKKTRSKEQKVMRQSFKRW, encoded by the exons ATGCCGTCCAACTCATCAGGGCGCATCACCAAGGCGCGGAAGAACAAAAATACAACACCCCATCAAAAGAACCACCGATGGGAGTCTTTTACTACGAAAATATCCAAATTCAACTCGCTCCAACCATTGCGAAAGGTTCGCCGCCATGACCTCGATACCGAAGACCTTTCCACCACGACGTCCTATTTCCAGACCGGGCTTCAGAAATGGGGAGAACTCAATGTCTCAAAACCTTTTTCTGCGTTCAAGACTAAGGTCTGGCCGCTATGCGAGAGCCTCCCGCAACTCCTCCATTTCGAACAGAGGATAATGGACTTGTTGGCCGATTTCATAGCAGGACAGGATAAGGAAGCTCTGGAGCCCCTTTTGGACCTTCTCACCGCCTTCTCGCATGATCTGGGAGTTCGATTTGAGAAACATTATGGCAGGAGTTTGGATTTGATTGTGGCTATTGCTGCGAAGCCCCAAGATGTCGATGTTATAGAGTGGACGTTTGGCGCCCTCGCCTTTTTGTTCAAGTACCTGTCAAAGCTTCTTGTACCAGACTTACGACCAACCTTCAATGTCATGGCCCCCCTTCTCGGAAAGTCACGACACCCTCCCCATATTGCTCGATTTGCGGCTGAAGCCCTCAGCTTCTTGGTTAAGAAAGCAGCAGCCCCCTCACACCGCGAGACAGCTTTGAAGCGCCTGGTCGAATGCGCGCGAGATGATCTTTTGAGTATCAAGGATGACCGCCAGTTTACCTTGTACAAGGACGGATTGATGAATATGTTTGCTGAAGCAATCAAGGGTACTGATAATATCATCCACTCAACTGGCCCGGCTGTTTTCGCCGCTCTCGTTGATGCAATTCCCGAGGAGGAGCGAACTCTCACCGAAGACACCACTTGGACCGATGTCGTCTGTGGCGTTCTCACCAGTGTTATCCACCACGCGACTGCTGATACTTTTGGAGATTTCGCTACCGGAGTCCATGAGACCATTCGAGCCAACGTGGAGCGTGTGTCTCCTGCTGATCGCCAGTGGCAAGCAGTTCCTCTCTTCCGGATATACGGCACCATGGCTGGTGTTCGGAAAGGAAATCGCCTTACGGACTGGGCACCACTTATCAAGAACTTTGTCGAACTGTTATCTGAGGTTACTAAAGCTGGTCTGGAAGTACCACATGATGCCGCAAGTGCTGTTTGGAAATTTGTTATCGTCAATATTGCCATTGTCTGGCACCATGCACCTATTGATGCATTGATACCCCATATCGTTCCTCTTACTCAGTCACTGAGCAGGGAGCCCTTCATGAAGTGGTTCATCCCCTTTTGCTCTTATTTCTGCGAGCTGGATGCCCAGCGCTTTGGAAGCCTCTTCCGTAACGATTTTCAAAG ATTTATTGCGAACCACTGGTCTGAGGAACCTAATGAGGACATGATTTGCATTCTGTTACCAAAGATGATTGAAACCCGTGCTTTTCCACCAGCTGGTGAAAAAGACAGTTGCAGAATGCCACAAGGCTGGCAGGATCAGATTGTCTCCAAGTTCGAGCGCCTAGAAATCTCGCCATTTCCTGAAAGGGGGCCTTACAACAAAGATCCTCAAGTTTGGCGGGATAGATGCTTGCCAAAATACTcggctcttcttcagataCTTGAGTTGACGACTGTTCACCCATCAACAAATGCTCGTATCGCCGAACTCCTGCTCCGGAAACTCAAGCTCGCCCTTCGCCCTTCATCTACCCTGGCATCCGATGAAGTTCATTTCATTGTTGGTCAAGGATTCCATGCTTACCTTCGTATGAGCAAGGCCGCCGGCTCCGTCGACATTACCCTGAGCCCCCTGCTCCGAGCTGCAGTTCCACGTTTCTCCCAGTCAGTAAGCTTTCTGCATGCCTATCTCGCGTACGAAGAGATCCTGCAAAGTAAGGAGATTGCACGGAGACAAGACAGTACCAGTAGCGATAGCTCATCCAGTGAGGAGGATCCGGTGACTTCATCATTGATTGAAAACCTGAGTTCTCCATCCCACGATCTGAGGCTGGCGTCCTTGAATTTGCTGAAGGCACTTAGCCCGACGCCAGACAACTGGAACGCTGTCGAGACTATGATAGAGACCGAGGAGACTCCGTTAAGTCTTGCGCATACAAGGACAATCGCCATGCATCTTCGCAAGCTAGGTCAGAATTACGCTTCGTTTGAGGAGGGCTCTTGGCTGCAACGAGCTGTGCCTGCTTTCTTGTTTGGTATGCTGACAGTCAAGCTGTCGCCTGTGTGGGATGATTCGGTGGAGACTATGAAGCAGATCACACAGACCAAGGCCGGAGAAGAGGCAATTTGCGAGGTTGCTTTCCGCTGGCTGAAGATTCCCTCAGCTCGCTGGGGTCCCTCACAACCTGAAACCCAAAGCTCGCGTCCCGCATTCGTTTCTGACTTTGAATGCACCAACGTGCGTcgacttgaagaagtcgCAGCCGAGGTGGAGAATATTATTGATCGCCCTGATGAGTTGATGCTGCAGAATTTCGACGACAAGCAGCAAACTGCGGAAACAGCCGCTGGAAACTCTAGGTCTCGTGCGCTGAAAGTGTTTAACGCGATTCCCTCAATTGCAGAGAGGAGATCGCGGCTCCTTGTGCCGCATTTCTTGGCTTGGGCGAGTGAAGACCGAACCCCTGATTCAGCAAACGATCAAGATGTTTCCGAGGGTGCCACTTGGTCTCTCGCCGATCGCAAGGCTATGCTCAGTGTCTTTTCACAGTTCATCAACCCCCGGGTCTTGTACCAACATGAAGAGGTTTATACCGCACTCATGCAATTGATGGAGAatggtgatgttgaggtCCAGAAGGTTACCCTCAAGGCCATTCTCGCCTGGAAACAGGAGGCGATCAAGACCTATCAAGAAAACCTGGAGTTCCTTCTAGATGAAGCTCGTTTCAAAAACGAGCTCACAGTCTTCCTTCAAGATGAGAACGCAATCAAGCCAGAGCACAGGGCTGATTTGATGCCTGTTCTCCTTAGATTGCTTTACGGTCGTACAATTTCCAAGAAGGGTGCAGCAAGCGGTAGGCATGGCTTGCAGGCCACTCGGCTGGCAGTCCTTCGGAACCTCAGCGTCGAAGACATGGGGAGCTTTTTGGACATTGCCACGGGTAAGCTGAAAGATGTCAAGGTTGTCGGCGCCTCAAAGACGATCTTCGAGGAGCCTATCCTTCCCATCAGGAAGCAAGTTGGTTTTCTCAATATGATTTCCTCCGTCATCTCAGAGCTTGGCACCAACGCCACGCCCTATTTGGATACACTCCTCAATGCTGTTTTGTACTGTCTTGTTTTTGCCTGCCGTCAACTCAGCGCACAGGGTATGGGCCCAGAGagcgaagaggaggaagagaaggccAGCACGCAGTCTCTTCTCAGGGTCATTCGATCAACTGGGTTAAAATGTTTGATCGCTCTTTTCCAAAACGCTCAATCTTTCCAATGGGCACCATACCAGGATATCATTCTTGAGGATGTTGTGGCCCCAAGGTTAGAAAATTTGCCCAGCGAGACAACACAGGGGGTTTCCGGCATGCTGCAACTTTTTGCTACTTGGTCTGTTCTCCCCAGAATTGCACTATTCCTTGCACCACATAGCAAGGTTCCTGAGGGTATTCTTCCCAAAGTTATTGAATGTCTTTCAATTGAGAAGGGTAAGGATGAAGTCAAAATTCATGTTCTTACTATAATTCGAAACTTGATCAAACTTGCTACTGCGCCTGCACAGGAGTCCGAGTTCAATGAGGTTATCAAAGCAGACCTTCTCGACACCAACTCGAAAACAATCTTGTCACAGATCTCTACTGTTCTGGATATGTCCGGGATTAGTAATGACTTAATGGAGGCCTGTGTTGAGACAATCCTGACTATGGCTCCTATTGTTCAGGATACCGAGGACATTCAAGCCGTGATTGAgatctccatcttccttctgAACCAACCTCCACGGAGAGTCAGccccaagctcaagggcagAATCCTGCTCATCGTTGAGCAGTATGTCACTCGTTCCACTGCTTTTGAGAACCAAGCACTTCTCGACAATGTTTATGACACTATATCGTCTCTTTTCAGTTACTTCAAAGATCGCGAAAACAGACAATCTCTTTCAAGGGCCATGCTGGCTATTGCTGGGAAGGATAACAGCCTCCAGGAAGTTGCTGGTCTCTGTGCAGCTCTCAATTCTTTCAAAGAGGGGCGAATCGATGAGCCGGATTATGACAGACGCCTGGCCGCTTACAGTGCAATCTCGGGCGATCGGGAGACTCCATTGACTCCAAAGCAGTGGCTACCTTTGCTTCATAACTTGACTTATCACATTCGAGACGATGCTGAGTTCGGTATTCTTTCGTCCAACTCGGCCGATGGACTTCGGCGGTTCATTATGGACGCAGCGACATGCTCTTCTGAAATTTCGAGGGGGAGATTTGACATTCATTTGAGAGGTGTCATCTTGCCTGCTCTTTACGCCGGAGCCCGGGAGCCATCCGACACAGCTCGACGAGAGTATCTTCGAGTTATGGGTCATCTCCTATCAACAATGCCCGAATGGGAACCTGTAGCTGACCTCAGCGCATTGTTGAATGATCGGACCGAGGACAGCGCTGAACTaaccttcttctttaatatcttaagTCCTGCAACCGCAAGACAGTTAGAGGCTCTGCATATTTTAGAAGCAGCCAACAAGCAGAAGGAGATGGGAAGCCAGAATCTGGCCCAGTTCTTTATCCCACTCCTTGAGCACTTCATATTTGGTCGCGCTGATGGAGTTGATGACCATGGACTTGGTGCTCAAGCAATTATCACCATCGGTAATCTTGCAAGCTCTCTGCACTGGAAACACTACCGCACCACTCTCCAAAGATACATCGGCTATGTTGAAGCCAAGCCCGAACAACAGAAGCTAACAATTCGACTTTTAAGCAAGGTCGCTGATGCACTTGTCGATGCAGCTGAAAATGAGCCGCAGGAGCGCATGGAGattgatgaggttgatgcatcatcatcagccacCACCAGACTCCCCCTCACTATTCCGACGGCGGAGAAATTGAGCATCGAGGTTACTAATTCCTTCCTGCCCACGCTTGTCAAGCATCTCCACGAAAAAGACGAGTCGGAAGTCAGCTACCGTGTCCCCGTTGGCGTGATCATTGTCAGACTTCTGAAGTTGCTGCCCTCGGACCAAATGGACCAGAAACTGGCTGGTGTCTTGACTGATATTAGTCACATTCTTCGCAGCAAGTCTGTCGAAGCTCGTGATATGGCTCGAGACACATTAGTCAAGATTGCTGCTATCCTCGGCTCCTCGTACTTCGGCTTCATCCTGAAGGAGTTGCGAGGAGCTCTGACCAGAGGTTACCAGCTCCATGTGCTTTCATACACCATGCACTCCATTCTGGTTGCAATCATCCCTATCTGCTCTCCTGGTGATTTGGACTATTGCCTTACCTTTGTCGTAACGGTCATCATGGATGATATTTTCGGTGTCATCGGCCAAGAGAAGGACGCTGAGGGCTATACCACCCAGaccaaggagatcaagagcagcaagagTCAAGACTCGATGGAGCTTATAGCCAAGAACGCTTCGATCAGTCGGCTTATCGAACTGGTCAAGCCACTGCGCGCGCTTCTGATGCAAAAGGTTGATCTCAAGATGGTTCGTAAGCTTGATACCCTGATGGCGCGTATTACGGCCGGACTTCTGCAAAACCCTGCCGCCGAAAGCCGCGATACCCTTGTTTTCTGCTATGAGGTCATTCAGGACGTCTACAACTCTCAAAAGCctgaagttgaagagaagcTGGACCCTCGAGTTAAGAAATACCTTGTTCAAAAGGGTGCGAAGAAGAGCGGCGATCGAGGCAAAACGACTAAGCACACATACAAGCTAATCCGCTTCGCGGTGGACATTCTGAGAGCAATACTGAAGAAGCACGATAGCTTGCGAACCCCTACCAACATTTCCGGATTCATTCCCATTCTTGGCGATGCTATGGTTGGTGGAGAGGACGAAGTGAAGATCTCAGCGTTCCGACTACTCGCTGTCATTGTCAAAGTGCCATTCCTTGACGATGAGGGATCCAAGTTGTACAAGGTTGCAGTGAAGGAAGCAACCAAGAGCATCTCCATGGCAGTCTCTACCACAACCGACCTATCTCAAGCAGCTCTCAAAATGCTAGCCGTTGTCCTTCGAGAGCGTCGTGATGTTGTCGTGAAGGATGCGGCGGTTGATATGCTCCTTGCCAAGTTGAAGGACGATCTCACTGAACCCCTTTACCGCCATGTCACATTCAACTTTCTGCGGTCGGTTCTGGACCGACATCTGGAAACCGCCGCCGTTTACGACACTCTGGACTATGTTGGCACAGTTATGATCACCAATGATGATAAGGACACTCGTGACCTTGCTCGAGGTGCCTTTTTCCAATTCATTCGTGAATATccccagaagaaggccagaTGGGCTAAACAACTGAACTTCATTGTTGCCAATCTCAAATACGAGCGAGAGGGTGGCCGGCTATCTGTCATGGAGATTGTTCACCTGCTTCTTATGAAATCATCAGATGACTTTGTGCAAGAGATCTCCTCCACATGTTTCCTTCCGCTATTCTTTGTCCTTGCCAATGATGACAGCGAGAAGTGTCGAGTTGCAGCTGCTGGACTACTAAAGGAGATATTCCGCAAGGCTGACAAGGAGAGGACTCAAACTTTCCTCGGACTTGTGCGAACATGGCTAGATCAAGACGGAAATGAGGCAGTTCTCAAGCTTGCCTTCCAGGTTTTCGGCTTCTATCTAGAGTCCGACGAAAATGCatccaagaacaagaaggattTCAAGCTCGTTCTAGGAAAGATCAGCAGCGTCATTGAGGCGGAGGATATTCGAGAGGCCGATGGGGAACTCTTAGACGCGGCACTTGAAGTCATCCGGGTCTCATTGTCTGTGTTCCCTGACAAGATTCTGTCAAGCAGCAGCGAGAAGATGTGGTCCAGCATCTTGAGATGCCTGTCACATCAATCGACTTCGGTCAAATTGTCATCTATTGGACTGACAAGCTCATACCTGGCTGATTTTGCTCAGCAAGCCAGTGACGTAGCGGTTGGCGAAGCAGTGGTCGGCAGCCATGGTCTTACACTTGATTTGCCGAAGGTCCAAAATCTGGTGAGACTTGGTTTGGGTGTCTTGGCGACTCGAGACATTGACGAGAAGCTCGGAGCGGAAGCTGTCCAGGTCCTTGCTTTCTTGGCTCCTCGCCTCCCCCTTCGACCTGTGACTGAAGGGGAGAGGTctgacgatgatgtcgagcaagagcagcagaatgaggaggaagaggacgaggacgaggaagaggaagaagagcaggcTGAGGGGACACAACGAAAGACTGATCTTCAACATCTGTTCTGGAAGATCTCTCATATTATTCGACGAGAGATCCCCCCTAGGGCTGCTGCCATCACACCAAAGGTGGCTGCgatggagcttcttgaaacAATTTGCCGGAGATCTTCAGCCGATCGCCTGCGACCATCTTTCAAGACTATCCTCGTTCCCCTTCACAATCTTACTGACCCCTCCATTGCACCCCCTTTCTCCAACGATGAACTCTTCAAGACGAAACACGAGGCCCTCAAGACAAGAGCGCAGATCCTCATGGATTCCCTGCAAAAGAAATTTGGTACGGCTGAGTACTCGAAGCAACTTCTTGCTATTCGAGAGGAGGTGAGGGCCAAGAGAGAACAGCGTTCAAGCAAGAGAAAGATTGAGGCACTGGCACAACCGGAGAAGTATGGAAGAGATAAGAGAAAGAAGTTTGAGAAGAATAAGGAGCGCAAGAAGACTCGATCAAAGGAGCAGAAGGTCATGCGACAGTCTTTCAAGCGGTGGTGA